A section of the Amycolatopsis sp. AA4 genome encodes:
- a CDS encoding gamma-glutamyltransferase family protein yields the protein MVQTRPTLQGTFGMVSSTHWLASAAAMAVLEDGGNAYDAAVAGAFVLHVVEPHLNGPGGEVPMILAPAGGAPKVLCGQGPAPAGATIEHYTSLGLDLVPGTGPLAAAVPGAVEAWLLLLHDHGTKSLREVLKYAIHYAADGHPAVERVGATVETVRELFENEWTTSAELYLPGGVAPKPGGLLKNPALAETWRRLIAEAEAAGSGREAQIEAARKAWREGFVAEALAAFAAKPVMDSSGERHAGTLTADDLAAFRAAYEDPVTHTWNGWTVAKAGLWSQGPSFLQQLALLPDELEYATPEYYHRLIEGTKLAMADREAWYGDSPEVSVEALLSPEYTAARRKLIGERASFDLRPGSPEGRTPRLSRHVHYVAGGGVTASAIGAGEPTVAKDGLTRGDTCHLDVVDRWGNMIAATPSGGWLQSNPVVPELGFPLGTRLQMAWLDPGLPNSLAPGKRPRTTLSPSLALRDGVPVMAFGTPGGDQQDQWNFHFFLGTALREKVRGGLDLQGAIDAPNWHTDSFPSSFYPRGMAAGSVTVESRIGAEAIAALESRGHDVTVGEPWSEGRLCAVARDPETGVLSAAANSRGAQGYAAGR from the coding sequence ATGGTCCAGACGCGCCCGACGCTGCAGGGCACCTTCGGCATGGTCTCGTCCACCCACTGGCTCGCCTCGGCCGCCGCGATGGCGGTGCTCGAGGACGGCGGCAACGCCTACGACGCGGCGGTCGCCGGCGCGTTCGTGCTGCACGTCGTCGAACCGCACCTCAACGGCCCCGGCGGCGAGGTGCCGATGATCCTCGCCCCGGCGGGCGGCGCGCCGAAGGTCTTGTGCGGGCAGGGTCCCGCGCCGGCCGGGGCGACGATCGAGCACTACACCTCGCTCGGCCTGGACCTCGTGCCCGGCACCGGCCCGCTCGCCGCCGCGGTGCCCGGCGCGGTCGAGGCGTGGCTGCTCCTGCTGCACGACCACGGCACGAAATCGCTGCGCGAGGTCCTCAAGTACGCCATTCACTACGCGGCCGACGGTCACCCGGCGGTCGAGCGCGTCGGCGCGACGGTGGAGACCGTCCGCGAGCTGTTCGAGAACGAATGGACCACGTCGGCCGAGCTGTATCTGCCCGGTGGGGTCGCGCCGAAACCCGGTGGGCTGCTGAAGAATCCCGCGCTCGCCGAAACCTGGCGGCGGCTGATCGCGGAGGCGGAGGCGGCCGGGAGCGGCCGGGAAGCGCAGATCGAGGCGGCGCGGAAGGCGTGGCGCGAGGGCTTTGTCGCCGAAGCGCTCGCCGCCTTCGCCGCGAAACCGGTCATGGACTCTTCCGGCGAACGGCACGCGGGCACCCTCACCGCCGACGACCTCGCCGCGTTCCGCGCGGCCTACGAGGACCCGGTCACCCACACCTGGAACGGCTGGACCGTGGCGAAAGCCGGGCTGTGGAGCCAAGGTCCGTCCTTCTTACAGCAGCTGGCCCTCCTGCCGGACGAGTTGGAGTACGCAACGCCGGAGTACTACCACCGGCTCATCGAGGGCACGAAGCTCGCGATGGCCGACCGGGAAGCCTGGTACGGCGACAGCCCGGAAGTCTCCGTCGAGGCGCTGCTTTCCCCGGAGTACACCGCCGCCCGGCGCAAGCTGATCGGCGAGCGCGCGTCCTTCGACCTGCGGCCGGGCAGCCCGGAAGGCCGCACGCCTCGGTTGAGCCGGCACGTGCATTACGTCGCGGGCGGCGGAGTCACCGCGTCGGCGATCGGGGCGGGGGAGCCGACCGTCGCGAAGGACGGCCTGACCCGCGGCGACACGTGCCATCTCGACGTCGTCGACCGCTGGGGCAACATGATCGCCGCGACCCCGAGCGGCGGCTGGCTGCAGTCCAACCCGGTGGTGCCGGAGCTGGGTTTCCCGCTCGGCACCCGGCTGCAGATGGCGTGGCTGGACCCGGGCCTGCCGAACTCGCTCGCCCCGGGCAAACGGCCGCGCACCACGCTTTCGCCGTCGCTCGCGCTGCGCGACGGCGTGCCGGTGATGGCGTTCGGCACCCCCGGCGGAGACCAGCAGGACCAGTGGAACTTCCACTTCTTCCTCGGCACGGCCCTGCGCGAGAAGGTCCGCGGCGGGCTCGACCTGCAGGGTGCGATCGACGCGCCGAACTGGCACACCGACAGCTTCCCGAGCTCGTTCTACCCGCGCGGCATGGCGGCGGGGAGCGTGACGGTGGAATCGCGGATCGGCGCGGAGGCGATCGCCGCGCTGGAAAGCCGGGGCCACGACGTGACGGTGGGGGAACCGTGGTCGGAGGGCCGGTTGTGCGCGGTGGCGCGGGATCCGGAGACCGGGGTGCTTTCGGCGGCGGCGAATTCGCGGGGCGCGCAGGGGTACGCCGCGGGACGGTGA
- a CDS encoding long-chain fatty acid--CoA ligase, translating into MASSLAQWVARRGTVTPESVALVAAETGERITYADLERRVARRAATLRELGVRKGDRVALLGLNSTGYLETLFAAAWLGAITLPINFRLTAPEIEYLLDDARPAVVVHDDTFAALAKAASGTRTLVNIGELGRTEDRVEPEPTGADEVAVLMYTSGTTGRPKGAMLTHGNLEANAINVLTSGEGILPSDVTLTVAPLFHIGGLALFTLPLLYAGGTVVVAGKFDPQETLALLQREKITVHFMVPAMWAAMTQVPDFDSYDLSRLRYLLCGGAPCPLPVIEFYEGKGLTFVEGFGMTELSPAALVLESAFVRSRAGSVGRPFLHVEARIVDERDDDVPAGTVGELVLRGPNVFAGYWGLPEASAETMRGGWFHSGDLARRDADGFVTLVDRKKDMIISGGENVYPIEVEQVLHRHPDIADVAVIGAPDPQWGETVVAVVVPAAGSLDGDAVIAYCRERIAAFKCPRRVEIVDELPRNATGKLLKRELRARYTSSAESVSR; encoded by the coding sequence ATGGCATCGAGCTTGGCGCAGTGGGTTGCCCGGCGCGGCACCGTCACGCCCGAATCGGTCGCGCTCGTGGCCGCGGAGACCGGCGAGCGGATCACGTACGCCGACCTTGAACGCCGGGTCGCGCGCCGGGCGGCCACGCTGCGGGAACTGGGCGTCCGCAAGGGCGACCGGGTGGCGTTGCTGGGCTTGAATTCCACCGGATACCTCGAAACGCTCTTCGCGGCGGCCTGGCTCGGCGCGATCACGCTGCCGATCAATTTCCGGCTCACCGCACCCGAAATCGAATACCTCCTCGACGACGCCCGGCCGGCGGTCGTCGTGCACGACGACACCTTCGCCGCGCTGGCGAAGGCGGCTTCCGGCACCCGGACGCTGGTCAACATCGGCGAACTCGGCCGGACCGAGGACCGCGTCGAACCCGAACCGACCGGAGCGGACGAGGTCGCGGTGCTGATGTACACCTCCGGCACCACCGGCCGGCCCAAGGGAGCCATGCTCACCCACGGCAACCTGGAGGCGAACGCGATCAACGTGCTCACCTCCGGGGAAGGCATCCTGCCCTCGGACGTCACGCTCACCGTGGCCCCGCTCTTCCACATCGGCGGGCTGGCGCTGTTCACGCTGCCGTTGCTGTACGCGGGCGGCACCGTCGTGGTCGCGGGCAAATTCGATCCGCAAGAGACACTCGCGCTGCTCCAGCGGGAAAAGATCACCGTCCATTTCATGGTGCCCGCGATGTGGGCGGCGATGACGCAGGTCCCGGACTTCGATTCCTACGACCTGTCGCGGCTGCGCTATCTGTTGTGCGGCGGCGCGCCCTGCCCGCTGCCGGTGATCGAGTTCTACGAGGGCAAGGGACTGACCTTTGTGGAGGGTTTCGGGATGACCGAGCTCTCCCCCGCCGCGCTGGTGCTGGAATCGGCGTTCGTGCGCTCGCGCGCCGGGTCCGTCGGGCGGCCGTTCCTGCACGTCGAGGCCCGGATCGTGGACGAACGCGACGACGACGTGCCCGCCGGGACGGTCGGCGAACTCGTGCTGCGCGGCCCGAACGTCTTCGCCGGGTACTGGGGCCTGCCCGAAGCGAGCGCCGAAACGATGCGCGGCGGCTGGTTCCATTCCGGCGACCTGGCCCGCCGCGACGCCGACGGTTTCGTGACTTTGGTGGACCGCAAGAAAGACATGATCATTTCCGGCGGCGAGAACGTCTATCCGATCGAGGTCGAACAGGTGCTGCACCGGCATCCGGACATCGCCGACGTCGCGGTGATCGGCGCGCCGGATCCGCAGTGGGGCGAAACCGTGGTGGCGGTGGTCGTGCCCGCCGCCGGCTCTCTCGACGGGGACGCGGTGATCGCTTACTGCCGGGAACGGATCGCCGCGTTCAAATGCCCCCGCCGGGTCGAGATCGTGGACGAGCTTCCGCGCAACGCGACGGGGAAACTGCTCAAACGCGAACTTCGGGCCCGGTACACGAGTTCCGCGGAATCGGTCTCCCGGTAG
- a CDS encoding YbiU family protein: MPLPPLPHWETTPDDLPAAIRETKAALRARIEASGRTVEEVFAVVEARVAAAVEEIEAAKARGEEIWPVLEYADLEAGRVSEDDLARLRKRGCLVVRGHFPREQALAWDQGIVDYVEGNRFFEHYRGPGDDFFGTVGSRPEIYPIYWSPPQMEARQSDRMARVQAFLNAQWRSESDGVRWFDPGRDSLYPDRIRRRPPGADSGGLGTHLDPGTLDLWMTEAYQRAFRQLFDGAVESYDPWDAAHRTAGPQFEGSTMCSVFRTFQGWTALSDMEHDQGVLHTVPIPEAMGYLLLRPLLADVPDDDMCGVTVNQVFPASEKWHSLLLRASSGIPDVRAGDSVWWHCDLIHSVAPVKDQRGWGNVMYIPAAPWCPRNEAYAGAVREAFESGSSPADFPPEHYERSWPDRFPLAQLNETGRRGLGIG; the protein is encoded by the coding sequence ATGCCGCTGCCCCCGTTGCCGCACTGGGAGACCACGCCGGACGACCTCCCGGCCGCGATTCGCGAGACCAAAGCCGCGCTGCGGGCGCGGATCGAGGCGTCCGGGCGCACCGTGGAAGAGGTGTTCGCGGTCGTCGAGGCCCGCGTCGCCGCGGCGGTCGAGGAGATCGAGGCGGCGAAAGCGCGCGGCGAGGAGATCTGGCCGGTGCTGGAGTACGCCGACCTCGAGGCGGGCCGGGTCTCCGAAGACGACCTGGCCCGGCTGCGGAAGCGCGGGTGCCTGGTCGTGCGCGGGCATTTCCCGCGCGAGCAGGCGCTGGCCTGGGACCAGGGAATCGTCGACTACGTCGAGGGCAACCGGTTCTTCGAGCACTACCGCGGTCCTGGCGACGATTTCTTCGGCACCGTCGGCTCGCGGCCGGAGATCTACCCGATCTACTGGTCGCCGCCGCAGATGGAGGCGCGGCAAAGCGACCGGATGGCTCGCGTGCAGGCGTTCCTCAACGCGCAGTGGCGCTCCGAATCCGACGGCGTCCGGTGGTTCGACCCCGGCCGGGATTCGCTGTACCCGGACCGCATCCGCCGCCGCCCGCCGGGCGCGGATTCCGGCGGCCTCGGCACCCATCTCGACCCGGGCACGCTCGACCTCTGGATGACCGAGGCGTACCAGCGGGCGTTCCGGCAACTGTTCGACGGCGCCGTCGAGTCCTACGATCCGTGGGACGCCGCGCATCGCACCGCCGGGCCGCAGTTCGAAGGCTCGACGATGTGTTCGGTGTTCCGCACCTTCCAGGGCTGGACCGCGCTGTCGGACATGGAGCACGACCAGGGCGTGCTGCACACGGTGCCGATCCCGGAGGCGATGGGCTATCTGCTGCTGCGCCCGCTGCTGGCCGACGTGCCCGACGACGACATGTGCGGCGTCACGGTGAACCAGGTGTTCCCGGCCAGCGAAAAGTGGCATTCCTTGCTGCTGCGGGCTTCCAGCGGGATTCCGGACGTGCGGGCCGGGGATTCCGTGTGGTGGCACTGCGATCTCATCCACAGCGTCGCGCCGGTCAAGGACCAGCGGGGCTGGGGCAACGTCATGTACATCCCGGCCGCGCCGTGGTGCCCGCGCAACGAGGCGTACGCCGGGGCGGTGCGGGAGGCGTTCGAGTCCGGCTCCAGCCCGGCGGACTTCCCGCCCGAGCATTACGAACGGTCGTGGCCGGACCGGTTCCCTCTCGCGCAGCTGAACGAAACCGGCCGGCGCGGTCTCGGAATCGGCTGA
- a CDS encoding LysR family transcriptional regulator — protein sequence MERRQLEYFVAIAEHGGFTHAARALRVAQPSLSRAIAKLEQDLGVELFHRVGRNAVLSNAGELLAERARLVLRDLDALRAAARLAGDGPAGRIDVAATSSSALEPVISIIAEMRTRYPGVLVSTSAALSAAEVVAMVVQGRCEAGVCGSAERPVGPGLVAHHLRDEELLLVAPPGTEIGSGGTLERAELSGMQFVVTTSPTAVRGFFDRLAASVPDLSIAAEVGDRSVVLPMVLRGIGASLMPDGWTDLARRAGAEVLRFSPPETLPQWLIYRSGPISAATQAFLDIATGGADRSGA from the coding sequence ATGGAACGCCGCCAGCTGGAGTACTTCGTCGCGATCGCCGAGCACGGCGGGTTCACGCACGCGGCGCGGGCTCTGCGGGTGGCGCAGCCGTCGTTGTCGCGAGCGATCGCGAAGCTGGAGCAGGATCTGGGCGTCGAGCTGTTCCATCGGGTCGGGCGCAACGCGGTGCTGTCGAACGCCGGCGAGCTTCTCGCCGAACGCGCCCGGCTGGTGCTGCGCGACCTCGACGCCCTGCGCGCCGCCGCGCGGCTGGCGGGCGACGGACCGGCCGGGCGGATCGACGTCGCGGCCACGTCGTCGTCCGCGCTGGAGCCGGTGATCAGCATCATCGCCGAGATGCGCACGCGGTATCCAGGCGTTCTGGTGAGCACGTCGGCGGCGTTGTCGGCGGCCGAGGTGGTCGCGATGGTGGTGCAGGGCCGGTGCGAGGCCGGGGTGTGCGGGAGCGCGGAACGTCCGGTCGGACCGGGCCTGGTCGCGCACCACCTGCGGGACGAGGAGCTGCTGCTGGTCGCCCCGCCCGGCACGGAAATCGGCTCGGGCGGGACCCTCGAGCGGGCCGAACTCAGCGGCATGCAGTTCGTGGTCACGACTTCGCCGACCGCGGTGCGCGGGTTCTTCGACCGGCTCGCGGCGAGCGTGCCGGACCTGTCGATCGCGGCCGAGGTGGGCGACCGGAGCGTCGTGCTGCCGATGGTGCTGCGCGGAATCGGCGCGAGCCTGATGCCGGACGGCTGGACGGATCTCGCCCGCCGGGCCGGCGCCGAGGTGCTCCGGTTCTCGCCGCCGGAGACGCTCCCGCAGTGGCTGATATATCGGTCCGGGCCGATCAGTGCGGCAACTCAGGCGTTTCTCGACATCGCCACCGGCGGGGCCGACCGCAGCGGCGCGTAA
- a CDS encoding GMC family oxidoreductase — translation MAARVARSNEADYVVVGSGSSGAAVAGRLAESGASVIVLEAGKSDEQLLLRKPGLVAPLHAVPQLKKMSDWGFYSVPQKHVLDRRLPVPRGKVLGGSSSVNGMVYVRGNRANFDSWAAEGNTGWDADSVNAAYKRMEDFEDGENAFRGAGGPIKITRNKIPQEGTLQFLDATADAIGCDIIDDYNGASQEGVSRMQQNAADGLRYSASRGYLHHLAPRTLEVQSRVFVRKVVIENGRATGVEVTDANGKRRTVRAGKEVILSAGFVGSPQLLMLSGIGHAEHLKEHGIDVLADLPVGDNLHDHMFHALTFQVSSCKNKGTAPYFARGMARELLKPGSTFLANSVFEALAFLKTSQASDVPDLQLHLLPWAYVSPNQDAPVRHPVDKRPALTVLATLIYPKSRGTIRLASADPAAAPLIDPQYLSDPADLEVLGEGSEMVREIFASKAFKGSVNEEIHPGRHLRGQELRDAILNRATSVYHGVGTCRMGVDDLAVVGPDLKVRGVDGLRVCDASIMPSITGGNTNAPCIMIGEMGAQLVLSGN, via the coding sequence ATGGCAGCCAGGGTGGCCCGGAGCAACGAAGCCGACTACGTGGTCGTCGGGTCGGGCAGCTCGGGGGCTGCCGTCGCCGGGCGGCTCGCGGAGTCCGGGGCCAGCGTGATCGTGCTCGAAGCGGGCAAGAGCGACGAGCAGCTGCTGTTGCGCAAGCCGGGGTTGGTCGCGCCTCTGCACGCGGTGCCCCAGCTGAAGAAAATGAGCGACTGGGGGTTCTACTCGGTCCCGCAGAAACATGTTCTCGATCGACGCCTGCCGGTGCCGCGCGGGAAGGTGCTCGGCGGCTCCAGTTCGGTCAACGGGATGGTCTACGTCCGCGGCAACCGGGCGAATTTCGACTCCTGGGCGGCCGAGGGCAACACCGGCTGGGACGCCGACAGCGTCAACGCCGCGTACAAGCGCATGGAGGACTTCGAGGACGGCGAGAACGCCTTCCGCGGCGCGGGCGGGCCGATCAAGATCACCCGCAACAAGATCCCGCAGGAAGGCACGCTGCAGTTCCTCGACGCGACGGCCGACGCGATCGGCTGCGACATCATCGACGACTACAACGGCGCATCGCAGGAGGGCGTCAGCCGGATGCAGCAGAACGCTGCCGACGGCCTCCGCTACAGCGCCTCGCGCGGCTACCTGCACCACCTCGCTCCCCGGACGCTCGAGGTCCAGTCCCGCGTGTTCGTGCGGAAGGTCGTGATCGAGAACGGCCGCGCGACCGGCGTCGAGGTGACCGACGCCAACGGCAAGCGCCGCACGGTCCGGGCGGGCAAGGAGGTCATCCTCTCCGCCGGGTTCGTCGGGTCGCCGCAGCTGCTGATGCTCTCCGGGATCGGGCACGCCGAGCATCTCAAGGAGCACGGCATCGACGTGCTCGCCGATCTGCCGGTCGGCGACAACCTGCACGACCACATGTTCCACGCGCTGACGTTCCAGGTGTCGTCGTGCAAGAACAAGGGCACCGCGCCGTATTTCGCCCGCGGGATGGCCCGCGAGCTGCTCAAGCCGGGGTCGACGTTCCTGGCGAACTCGGTGTTCGAGGCGCTCGCGTTCCTCAAGACGTCGCAGGCCTCGGACGTGCCGGACCTGCAACTGCACCTGCTGCCGTGGGCGTACGTGTCGCCGAACCAGGACGCGCCGGTCCGGCACCCGGTCGACAAGCGGCCGGCCCTGACCGTGCTCGCCACGCTGATCTACCCGAAGAGCCGCGGCACGATCCGGCTCGCGTCCGCCGATCCGGCCGCCGCCCCGCTCATCGACCCGCAGTACCTCTCCGACCCGGCCGACCTCGAAGTGCTCGGCGAGGGATCCGAGATGGTGCGCGAGATCTTCGCGTCGAAGGCGTTCAAGGGCTCGGTCAACGAGGAGATCCACCCGGGGCGGCACCTGCGCGGCCAGGAACTGCGCGACGCGATCCTCAACCGCGCGACGTCGGTGTACCACGGCGTCGGCACCTGCCGGATGGGCGTGGACGACCTGGCCGTCGTCGGCCCCGACCTCAAGGTGCGCGGCGTGGACGGGCTGCGGGTCTGCGACGCCTCGATCATGCCGTCGATCACCGGCGGCAACACCAACGCGCCCTGCATCATGATCGGCGAAATGGGCGCGCAGCTGGTCCTTTCCGGCAACTGA
- a CDS encoding CbtA family protein translates to MQNKLILRGLLAGALGGALAFVFARIFAEPLTQAAIDYESGRDEAQMALDKAAGMPSEHEGHEIFSRAVQGNLGIGLGMVLFGVAMGLLFAVTYTVLLGRVGRIRARVLAVLVAGAGFLTLYLVPFLKYPANPPAIGHEATIGARTGLYLTMVVGSVLFLVAAVVAGKRLAPKLGNWNATLVAGAGFVVLSALLMALLPSLGSLAANVAEYGPQTSETPLPLKGPDGRIVYPGFPADTLVGFRLYSVLAQVILWGTIALVFGPLAERVLDRGRAVTVEA, encoded by the coding sequence ATGCAGAACAAGCTGATTCTGCGCGGCCTCCTCGCCGGAGCGCTGGGCGGAGCGCTGGCGTTCGTCTTCGCCCGGATCTTCGCCGAACCGCTGACCCAGGCGGCCATCGACTACGAATCCGGCCGCGACGAGGCGCAGATGGCGCTCGACAAGGCCGCCGGGATGCCGAGCGAGCACGAGGGCCACGAGATTTTCAGCCGAGCCGTGCAAGGCAACCTCGGCATCGGGCTCGGCATGGTGCTCTTCGGGGTCGCGATGGGCCTGCTGTTCGCGGTGACCTACACCGTGCTGCTGGGCCGCGTCGGCCGGATCCGGGCACGGGTGCTGGCGGTGCTCGTGGCCGGGGCCGGCTTCCTGACGCTGTACCTCGTGCCGTTCCTGAAGTACCCGGCCAACCCGCCGGCGATCGGGCACGAGGCCACCATAGGCGCGCGCACCGGGCTGTACCTGACCATGGTCGTCGGGTCGGTGCTCTTCCTGGTCGCGGCCGTCGTCGCGGGCAAACGGCTCGCGCCGAAGCTGGGCAACTGGAACGCGACGCTCGTCGCCGGCGCCGGGTTCGTCGTGCTGTCCGCGCTGCTGATGGCGCTGCTTCCGTCGCTCGGTTCGCTGGCCGCCAACGTCGCCGAGTACGGCCCGCAGACCAGCGAAACCCCGCTGCCGCTCAAGGGCCCCGACGGCCGGATCGTGTACCCGGGCTTCCCAGCCGACACGCTCGTCGGATTCCGGCTGTACTCGGTGCTGGCGCAGGTCATCCTGTGGGGGACCATCGCGCTCGTGTTCGGCCCGCTCGCCGAACGCGTGCTGGACCGCGGGCGCGCGGTTACCGTCGAGGCGTGA
- a CDS encoding CbtB-domain containing protein, whose protein sequence is MATIPADRSTPVVLPVSKAALLLGATIVGALLLYYFIGVDQGAVSIFGSDTHVHEFVHDARHFLGFPCH, encoded by the coding sequence ATGGCCACCATTCCGGCCGACCGGTCCACCCCGGTCGTTCTGCCCGTGTCGAAAGCCGCTTTGCTGCTCGGCGCCACCATTGTCGGCGCGCTGCTGCTGTACTACTTCATCGGCGTCGACCAGGGCGCGGTCTCGATCTTCGGCAGCGACACGCACGTGCACGAGTTCGTCCACGACGCGCGGCATTTCCTCGGCTTCCCCTGCCACTGA
- a CDS encoding TetR/AcrR family transcriptional regulator, whose translation MPPKGRAGEILATFTRCVAERGYDATNFSDIAGELGMSKGTIVHHFGTKDRLLAALHESYMRRRLAEAKLIRDRLATPTQRLAGLLYAFVLYQVVDREATVAFQREVVRLADHEAMAEGRRMRAEYLDLVRATLSEGIASGEFRSCDVEVQSLLIFGSAQWAWTWFDPAGPVSAEQVGAQLVDLVLGGLLTRRTRLSGLTEVDGKVAQVVRQSIADTTGS comes from the coding sequence ATGCCACCGAAAGGCCGGGCCGGCGAGATCCTGGCGACGTTCACCCGTTGCGTCGCCGAGCGCGGGTACGACGCCACGAACTTCTCCGACATCGCCGGAGAGCTGGGAATGTCCAAGGGCACCATCGTGCACCACTTCGGCACCAAGGACCGGCTGCTCGCCGCGCTGCACGAGTCGTACATGCGCCGGCGGCTCGCGGAGGCCAAGCTGATCCGTGACCGCCTCGCGACGCCGACGCAGCGGCTGGCCGGGCTGCTCTACGCGTTCGTGCTCTATCAAGTGGTGGACCGGGAGGCGACCGTCGCGTTTCAGCGCGAGGTCGTCCGGCTCGCCGACCACGAGGCGATGGCCGAGGGGCGCCGGATGCGTGCGGAATACCTCGATCTGGTGCGGGCGACGTTGTCCGAGGGGATCGCGTCGGGGGAATTTCGTTCGTGCGACGTCGAAGTGCAGAGCCTGCTGATCTTCGGCTCGGCGCAGTGGGCGTGGACGTGGTTCGACCCGGCCGGTCCGGTGTCGGCGGAGCAGGTGGGCGCGCAGCTGGTCGATCTGGTCCTAGGCGGGCTGTTGACGCGCCGCACCCGGCTCAGCGGATTGACCGAAGTGGACGGAAAGGTGGCTCAGGTTGTCCGACAGTCCATTGCGGACACTACCGGATCCTGA
- a CDS encoding succinic semialdehyde dehydrogenase has protein sequence MTLTPVRPTRPATATDDFLRGLVARVPGSGGAVWPLTEVYTGDVLVDLPQSTPSDIEQAFATARAAQAKWAATPLKQRLAVFRRAHSLFIDRARTIADLIQVESGKNRRMAIEETCDPPMIMSHYLRRAPKLLAPTRRGGPVPLVSSSTEIRVPKGVVGIIAPWNFPFATGISDAVPALMAGNAVVLKPDNKTALSPLYGVQLLEAAGLPKGLFQVVCGEGPDVGPTLIDQADYVMFTGSTATGKVIGERAGRNLIGCCLELGGKNPMIVLPDADFAEVVPGAVFGAFGNTGQICMHIERIYLPESRYEEFKEAFVAKASSLDVRAAYDFGPEMGSLVSVDHLHRVKSHVDDAVEKGATVLCGGRPRPDLGPAFFEPTILEGVTKDMLCGVTETFGPVVALHRYRTVDEAVELANDTDYGLNASVWGKDLRAACAVAARLETGNVNVNDSLATAYAAKGTPSGGVKTSGVGARHGDQGLLKYTDVQNLAVLKKPVMSPRPGQKYEKYVEGMLSGLKMMRRLRIR, from the coding sequence ATGACCCTCACCCCGGTCCGGCCCACCCGCCCGGCCACGGCGACCGACGACTTCCTCCGCGGGCTCGTCGCGCGCGTGCCGGGCTCGGGCGGGGCGGTGTGGCCGCTCACCGAGGTCTACACCGGCGACGTCCTCGTGGACCTGCCGCAGTCGACGCCGTCGGACATCGAGCAGGCCTTCGCGACCGCGCGGGCGGCGCAGGCGAAATGGGCCGCGACGCCGCTCAAGCAACGGCTCGCGGTGTTCCGCCGGGCGCATTCGCTGTTCATCGACCGCGCCCGGACGATCGCCGACCTGATCCAGGTCGAAAGCGGCAAGAACCGGCGGATGGCGATCGAGGAAACGTGCGATCCGCCGATGATCATGAGCCACTATCTGCGCCGGGCACCCAAACTGCTGGCTCCGACGCGGCGCGGCGGTCCGGTGCCCCTGGTTTCTTCGTCGACCGAGATCCGGGTGCCCAAGGGGGTCGTCGGGATCATCGCGCCGTGGAATTTCCCCTTCGCCACCGGCATTTCGGACGCCGTTCCGGCGTTAATGGCGGGCAATGCGGTGGTCTTGAAGCCGGACAACAAAACCGCGTTGTCACCGCTGTACGGCGTGCAACTGCTGGAAGCGGCCGGACTGCCGAAGGGCTTGTTCCAGGTCGTGTGCGGCGAGGGCCCGGACGTCGGCCCGACACTGATCGACCAGGCCGACTACGTGATGTTCACCGGCTCCACCGCCACCGGGAAGGTGATCGGCGAACGGGCGGGCCGGAACCTGATCGGCTGCTGTCTCGAACTCGGCGGCAAGAACCCGATGATCGTGCTCCCGGACGCCGATTTCGCCGAGGTGGTCCCGGGCGCGGTCTTCGGCGCGTTCGGCAACACCGGGCAGATCTGCATGCACATCGAGCGGATCTACCTGCCGGAGTCGCGCTACGAAGAATTCAAGGAAGCCTTTGTCGCCAAGGCTTCTTCGCTCGACGTGCGGGCGGCTTACGATTTCGGCCCGGAAATGGGTTCGCTGGTCTCGGTGGACCACCTGCACCGGGTCAAGTCCCATGTGGACGATGCGGTCGAGAAGGGAGCCACCGTGCTGTGCGGCGGGCGGCCCCGGCCGGATCTGGGCCCGGCGTTCTTCGAGCCGACCATTCTGGAAGGCGTCACGAAGGACATGCTGTGCGGGGTCACCGAAACGTTCGGCCCGGTGGTCGCCTTGCATCGCTACCGGACCGTGGACGAGGCCGTCGAACTGGCGAACGACACCGACTACGGACTGAACGCTTCGGTGTGGGGCAAAGACCTCCGCGCGGCTTGCGCCGTAGCCGCACGACTGGAGACGGGCAACGTCAACGTCAACGACAGCCTGGCGACCGCGTACGCCGCCAAGGGAACCCCGTCCGGCGGCGTGAAGACGTCCGGAGTGGGCGCTCGCCACGGGGATCAGGGGCTGTTGAAGTACACCGACGTGCAGAACCTGGCGGTGCTGAAGAAACCGGTGATGAGCCCGCGCCCAGGACAGAAGTACGAGAAGTACGTGGAAGGGATGCTGTCCGGGCTGAAGATGATGCGACGGCTCAGGATCCGGTAG